The Primulina huaijiensis isolate GDHJ02 chromosome 17, ASM1229523v2, whole genome shotgun sequence genome window below encodes:
- the LOC140962918 gene encoding calcium-dependent protein kinase 13-like, with product MGNCCRSPAAVAREDVKSSNFSGHDQGRKDKSSGNIKKTITVLKDLKKENIEDKYLVDRELGRGEFGVTYLCIERDSRELLACKSISKRKLRTAVDVEDVRREVAIMKHLPKNSSIVSLKEACEDDNAVHLVMELCEGGELFDRIVARGHYTERAAAVVTRTIVEVVRLCHKHGVIHRDLKPENFLFANKKENSPLKAIDFGLSIFFKPGERFSEIVGSPYYMAPEVLRRNYGQEIDIWSAGVILYILLCGVPPFWAESEQGVAQAIIRGKLDFEREPWTSISDGAKSLVRQMLEPDPKLRLTAKQVLEHSWLQNAKKAPNVPLGDVVKSRLKQFSLMNRFKRKALRVIADFLSNEEVEGVKEMFAKIDTDNDGIVSSEELKAGLLKFNSQLAESDVQMLLEAGDANGKGALDYGEFLFISLHLQRMANDEHLRKSFSYFDKNSNGYIEPDELRDALMEDGVDDCTDVANDIFQEVDTDKDGLISYDEFVAMMKTGTDWRKASRHYSRGRFNSLSIKLMKDGSINLGE from the exons ATGGGGAACTGCTGCAGATCTCCGGCGGCTGTAGCCAGAGAAGACGTCAAGTCCTCCAATTTCTCCGGCCACGATCAAGGCCGGAAGGACAAGTCCTCGGGCAACATTAAGAAAACCATCACCGTTTTGAAGGATCTTAAGAAGGAGAACATTGAAGACAAGTACTTGGTTGACAGAGAGCTCGGGCGTGGTGAATTTGGAGTCACTTATCTGTGCATTGAACGGGATAGCAGGGAGCTGTTGGCGTGTAAGTCGATTTCGAAGCGGAAGCTTCGGACAGCTGTGGATGTGGAGGATGTGAGGAGGGAGGTGGCGATAATGAAGCATTTGCCCAAGAATTCGAGCATTGTGAGCTTGAAGGAGGCGTGTGAGGACGACAATGCTGTGCATTTGGTGATGGAGTTGTGTGAGGGAGGGGAGCTGTTCGATAGGATTGTGGCGCGTGGGCATTACACAGAGAGGGCGGCAGCTGTCGTGACAAGGACGATTGTCGAGGTCGTGCGGTTATGCCATAAGCATGGGGTGATTCACAGGGACTTGAAGCCTGAGAATTTTTTGTTTGCCAATAAGAAGGAGAATTCACCACTTAAAGCCATTGATTTTGGTTTGTCAATCTTCTTCAAGCCAG GTGAAAGATTCTCTGAAATTGTGGGAAGCCCTTATTACATGGCTCCAGAGGTGCTCAGGAGAAACTATGGGCAAGAAATAGATATATGGAGTGCAGGCGTGATTCTATATATCTTACTGTGTGGTGTTCCTCCATTCTGGGCAG AATCTGAACAAGGTGTTGCCCAGGCCATCATACGTGGGAAATTAGACTTTGAACGTGAACCGTGGACAAGTATCTCAGATGGTGCCAAGAGCCTTGTCAGACAGATGCTGGAGCCAGATCCTAAACTACGATTGACGGCTAAACAAGTTCTTG AACATTCTTGGCTCCAAAATGCGAAGAAGGCTCCAAATGTTCCTCTTGGTGATGTTGTCAAGTCAAGACTGAAGCAGTTCTCATTAATGAATAGATTCAAGAGGAAGGCTCTTAGG GTTATTGCTGATTTCTTGTCTAATGAAGAAGTTGAGGGCGTCAAAGAGATGTTTGCTAAGATAGACACTGATAATGATGGCATTGTTTCATCAGAAGAACTTAAGGCTGGATTACTGAAATTCAATTCACAGCTTGCCGAGTCTGACGTACAGATGCTCCTTGAAGCT GGTGATGCAAATGGTAAAGGTGCCTTGGATTATGGGgaatttcttttcatttcactCCATCTCCAGAGGATGGCCAATGATGAACATCTTCGCAAGTCATTCTCTTACTTTGACAAAAACAGTAACGGCTACATTGAGCCCGATGAGCTGCGAGATGCCTTGATGGAAGATGGAGTAGATGATTGTACAGATGTGGCAAATGACATCTTCCAGGAGGTTGACACGGACAAG GATGGGCTTATTAGCTATGATGAATTTGTGGCTATGATGAAAACTGGTACGGACTGGAGAAAAGCTTCTCGTCATTACTCTAGAGGGAGGTTCAATAGTCTGAGCATAAAGTTGATGAAGGATGGTTCTATTAACTTGGGTGAGTAA